Proteins from one Camelus bactrianus isolate YW-2024 breed Bactrian camel chromosome 24, ASM4877302v1, whole genome shotgun sequence genomic window:
- the ZBTB14 gene encoding zinc finger and BTB domain-containing protein 14, giving the protein MEFFISMSETIKYNDDDHKTLFLKTLNEQRLEGEFCDIAIVVEDVKFRAHRCVLAACSTYFKKLFKKLEVDSSSVIEIDFLRSDIFEEVLNYMYTAKISVKKEDVNLMMSSGQILGIRFLDKLCSQKRDVSSPDENNGQSKSKYCLKINRPIGDAADAQDDDVEEIGDQDDSPSDDTVEGTPPSQEDGKSPTTTLRVQEAILKELGSEEVRKVNCYGQEVESMETPESKDLGSQTPQALTFNDGMSEVKDEQTPGWTTATSDMKFEYLLYGHHREQIACQACGKTFSDEGRLRKHEKLHTADRPFVCEMCTKGFTTQAHLKEHLKIHTGYKPYSCEVCGKSFIRAPDLKKHERVHSNERPFACHMCDKAFKHKSHLKDHERRHRGEKPFVCGSCTKAFAKASDLKRHENNMHSERKQVTPSAIQSETEQLQAAAMAAEAEQQLETIACS; this is encoded by the exons ATG GAGTTTTTCATCAGTATGTCTGAAACCATTAAATATAATGACGATGATCATAAAACTCTGTTTCTGAAAACGCTAAATGAACAACGCCTGGAAGGAGAATTTTGCGACATCGCCATCGTGGTGGAAGATGTAAAGTTCCGAGCACACAGGTGCGTTCTTGCCGCCTGCAGCACCTACTTTAAAAAGCTTTTCAAGAAGCTTGAGGTTGATAGCTCTTCCGTCATAGAAATAGATTTTCTTCGCTCTGATATATTCGAAGAGGTCCTGAATTACATGTACACTGCCAAGATTTCCGTGAAAAAAGAAGATGTTAACTTAATGATGTCATCAGGTCAGATTCTGGGGATCCGATTCTTGGATAAACTCTGTTCGCAGAAGCGCGACGTGTCTAGTCCCGACGAAAATAACGGCCAGTCCAAAAGCAAGTATTGCCTCAAGATAAACCGCCCCATTGGAGACGCCGCTGACGCTCAGGACGACGACGTGGAAGAAATCGGAGATCAGGATGACAGTCCTTCCGATGACACGGTAGAAGGCACCCCCCCTAGCCAGGAGGACGGCAAGTCACCTACGACCACGCTCAGGGTCCAGGAGGCGATCCTGAAGGAGCTGGGGAGCGAGGAGGTGCGCAAAGTCAACTGCTACGGCCAGGAAGTCGAGTCCATGGAGACGCCCGAGTCGAAGGATCTGGGGTCCCAGACCCCTCAAGCCTTAACATTTAACGACGGCATGAGTGAAGTGAAGGATGAGCAGACCCCGGGCTGGACCACCGCCACCAGCGACATGAAGTTCGAGTATTTGCTCTACGGCCACCACCGGGAGCAGATCGCCTGCCAGGCCTGCGGGAAGACCTTCTCGGACGAGGGCAGGTTGCGGAAGCACGAGAAACTGCACACAGCCGACCGGCCCTTCGTCTGCGAAATGTGCACCAAGGGCTTCACCACGCAGGCCCACCTCAAGGAGCACCTGAAGATCCACACGGGCTACAAGCCCTACAGCTGCGAGGTGTGCGGCAAGTCGTTCATCCGCGCGCCGGACTTGAAGAAGCACGAGCGGGTGCACAGCAACGAGCGGCCCTTCGCCTGCCACATGTGCGACAAGGCCTTCAAGCACAAGTCCCACCTCAAGGACCACGAGCGCAGGCACCGCGGGGAGAAGCCCTTCGTCTGCGGCTCCTGCACCAAGGCCTTCGCCAAGGCGTCGGATCTGAAAAGGCACGAGAACAATATGCACAGCGAGAGGAAGCAGGTCACCCCCAGCGCCATCCAGAGCGAGACGGAGCAGCTGCAGGCGGCGGCCATGGCCGCGGAGGCCGAGCAGCAGCTGGAGACCATCGCCTGCAGCTAG